One Bacteroidota bacterium genomic window carries:
- a CDS encoding CBS domain-containing protein produces the protein MLAKDLISDIVPALKTSDSGQKALYWMDIFRISHLPIVNNQDFLGLISDKDIYDHNMAEEPIGNHSLSLFSPFVLAGQHIYEVMELASELQLTVIPVLDEQNKFLGLITLTDLLHYFADVSALKQPGGIIVLELNANDYSLSQIAQIVEGNDAKILSCYITSSIQSTRMEVTLKINRKEIGAILQTFFRYNYEVKASFTDENDLNSLYESRYNLFMKYLSI, from the coding sequence ATGCTGGCAAAAGATTTAATATCCGATATTGTTCCCGCCCTTAAAACCTCCGACAGTGGACAGAAAGCATTGTATTGGATGGATATTTTCCGTATTTCGCATTTGCCCATAGTCAACAACCAGGATTTTTTAGGGCTCATTTCTGACAAAGATATTTACGACCATAACATGGCCGAGGAGCCAATTGGCAATCACAGTCTTTCCTTATTCAGTCCCTTTGTGTTGGCGGGTCAGCATATTTACGAAGTAATGGAACTGGCCTCGGAATTGCAATTGACAGTGATTCCAGTGCTCGATGAGCAGAATAAATTTCTGGGGTTAATTACCCTTACCGATCTGCTGCATTATTTTGCCGATGTTTCAGCACTTAAACAGCCTGGAGGCATTATTGTGCTGGAGTTGAATGCGAACGATTACTCACTTTCGCAAATAGCTCAGATTGTAGAAGGTAACGATGCAAAGATACTTAGCTGTTACATTACAAGTTCCATTCAATCGACCCGTATGGAAGTAACATTAAAAATTAACCGAAAAGAAATAGGGGCCATTCTGCAAACATTTTTCCGCTATAATTACGAAGTAAAAGCTTCCTTTACAGACGAGAACGATTTGAATAGTCTTTATGAGAGCCGTTACAACCTTTTTATGAAATACCTGAGTATTTAA